From the Desulfobaccales bacterium genome, the window CGTGGTCTGCGCCCAGAACCACGATCAGGTGGGGAACCGTCTGCAAGGCGATCGGCTCAGCGCCTTGGTCTCTTTCGAAGGGCTGAAGCTGGCTGCTGCCGTGGTGCTCTTTTCGCCTTTCATCCCCCTTCTGTTCATGGGTGAAGAATATGGGGAAACCGCGCCGTTTCCTTATTTCGTCAGCCATTCGGATCCGGATCTGCTAGACGCGGTCCGCCGCGGGCGTCGAGAAGATTTTTCCTCTTTGCCGGGGTCGGCTGAGCCACCGGATCCCCAGGCAGAAGCGACCATGCAGAGCGCCCGCCTGGATCACAGCCTGCGGCATCAAGGGCGGCATCGCCTCCTGTATGAATTGTACAAGGAAATGTTAAAGCTCCGCCATGAAACTCGGGCAGGCGCGGAATTAAGCAAGGACCACCTGGAAGTTGCTTGCTTGGAGAGGGAGAGCACCCTGGTCGTGCGGCGCTGGGGCCGCGAAGAGCAGGTTGCCGCGATTTTCCATTTTGGGGACACTGTGGAGTCGGTCAACGTCCCCTTGCCTTCCGGACGCTGGCGGAAACGCCTGGCCTCGGGAGAGCAACGCTGGAACGGTCCAGGCCCCGACCTGCCCGCAGTGCTGCATTCAGACGGGAACGTCTCGGTGACCTTGACGAAACAAGCCTTTCTCATTATCAGTCTGCAACCGGAGGACTAAATGATGGACCGATTTGTTTGTATCCATGGGCATTTTTATCAACCTCCCAGGGAAAGCCCCTGGCTGGAGGCCATCGAGATCCAAGATTCGGCGTTCCCTTACCACGATTGGAACGAGCGGATCACCGCCGAATGCTACGCGGCCAACGCCGTATCGAGAATCTGGGACACGGAAGGGCGAATCGCCCAACTGGTGAACAATTATGCCAGTATCAGCTTCAACTTCGGTCCGACTGTCTTGCTCTGGATGCAGAGGTATGCCACCGCCGCCTATGAGGCAATTCTGGAGGGAGACCGGCAGAGCCTGGAGAAATTCTCCGGTCATGGAAATGCCTTGGCCCAAGCCTACAATCACATGATCCTGCCGCTGGCCAACAGCCGGGACAAGAACACCCAGATTATCTGGGGCATAAAAGATTTTGAATATCGCTTTGGACGCAAGCCGGAAGGGTTGTGGCTCCCGGAGACGGCGGTAGATCTGGAAACCCTGGACCTCATGGCCCAACACGGCATCGGCTTTGCCATACTTGCCCCCAGGCAGGCAAGCCGGGTTCGGTCTATTGATGGTAATGAATGGCAAGACGTGAGTGGTGGCAGAATCTATCCTGCCATCGCCTACCGGGTGTCGCTGCCGTCCGGGGCCGTCATGAACCTGTTCTTTTACGACGGTCCCATTGCCCAGGCTCTGGCATTCGAAGGATTGCTCGACAACGGCGAGGCGTTCGCCAACCGGCTGCTGTCTGCGTTCGCCGACGACTCTCCTCGCCTCGTCCACATTGCCACGGATGGTGAAAGCTATGGGCATCATCATCGCCACGGTGACATGGCCCTGGCGCATGCCCTCCATCACATTGAGTCCAACGGACTGGCGCAGGTGACGAATTATGGCCGGTACCTAGAGGGTCATCCACCGGCGTTCGAAGTGGAGATCTTTGAAAACAGCTCGTGGAGCTGCGAACACGGCATAGAACGTTGGCGGTCCGATTGCGGGTGCAACAGCGGCGGCAACTCAGGTTGGCACCAGGGTTGGCGAGCCCCACTGCGTGCGGCCCTGGACTGGCTCCGGGATGCCGTGAATCCGGCTTTTGAACAAATGGCCAGACAGTTTCTGACCGATCCCTGGGCGGCTCGGGACGACTACATCGACCTCATCGTGGATCG encodes:
- a CDS encoding DUF3536 domain-containing protein — protein: MMDRFVCIHGHFYQPPRESPWLEAIEIQDSAFPYHDWNERITAECYAANAVSRIWDTEGRIAQLVNNYASISFNFGPTVLLWMQRYATAAYEAILEGDRQSLEKFSGHGNALAQAYNHMILPLANSRDKNTQIIWGIKDFEYRFGRKPEGLWLPETAVDLETLDLMAQHGIGFAILAPRQASRVRSIDGNEWQDVSGGRIYPAIAYRVSLPSGAVMNLFFYDGPIAQALAFEGLLDNGEAFANRLLSAFADDSPRLVHIATDGESYGHHHRHGDMALAHALHHIESNGLAQVTNYGRYLEGHPPAFEVEIFENSSWSCEHGIERWRSDCGCNSGGNSGWHQGWRAPLRAALDWLRDAVNPAFEQMARQFLTDPWAARDDYIDLIVDRTPERITAFMNRHATRPLNSGDEITVLKLMELQRHLMLMYTSCGWFFDELSGIETVQNIKYAGRVLQLADQLFSDSFEPGFLEHLELAKSNIPEHRDGRTIYEKFVRPVMLDMKDVGAHYALSSL